The sequence GTATGTGTAAGCACATACAGACATTATTCTGcacaaaatttcagatttctcCTCTTTTGCCTCTTTGCATTGGCTGcctgaaattttaagtttatttatcGAAGATTTTAGTGTTATCATTTTGAATAAGTAAATAACAGTCATTTAATCTGCTAAAAGATTACATAAATACATTGGTAGACTGAGTGAGTTAAAATTCCAGACTTCTGACTGATATAAATGATGtggagttttttattttttggcagTGGAAAAAaagagccacgccatgagaaaaacaacatagtggctttgcgaccagcatggattcagaccagcctgcgcatccacgcagtctggatccatgctgttcgctagcagtttctctaattgcaataggctttgaaagtggacagcatggatcctgaccagactgcacggatgcgcaggctggtctggatccatgttggttgtaaagccactatgttggttttctcatggcgtggctcaagtAGCCTGTTAATTAATGAACTGACACTGATGTTATCTTTTTAACTGTTGAATATCAGATtcttttgaataggacaagttgGATAATTTAGATTTTTTGGCAAGGATATTCCATTCAGCTATACGTGAATCACAACAAATtgaattttgatgtttttcataGATTGCGAGTAGAATCAGAGTGAATATACAAGATCTGGGTAAATGTTGTAGAGAGCCTGTACAGGACCTTGGAAACTTACAGGCCAACCCAAGTTACTCATACACTAAACAAGATATTACCCAGCATGCACGCACTGTTACTGAAAAAGTAACTTGTTGTTTCTGCTGAGTTAGTAACCCTTTTGAACCGCCTGTAAGAccatcattttaaaaagaaaatcctGGTCTTACAGGCAAGTAAATATGGTTGTTTGCAAGTTTGTTCCaaagtaaaagtttgaaaaaaagggATAACTTAACAATACCTGAGGTATACATTTCATTCTTGGAATTCATGCTTTTGGGGGCCTCAACATTGCCTAAAGTATTGCCTGTTAGGAACTTATGGTCATCCTCCATCATTttagctggaaagtcaccatgtgACCAAACCTGTGTTAGTTTGACTTTAAGTtcacttaaaacaaaacaaaaaaaatgatagtTGATCTTGTTTAGTACACATGACTATTGTATCGACTTAGCtctatttaaacatattttagctTGCTTATAAAGAAACCCTATGAATCACACATGTATAAACTTACTTTGAAAAATAGTTGTTTTGAGGGAGTGCAGAGCAAGAATTTAATCCTCGACCTCCTGAGTTAAATTGGCAACACCTTACCAGCTTTGCAGCTATTTCTGTTGCCTTATCACAATTGTTTTTGTCAAGATCTCAATTTGATAAGCTTGCATTATAAATTATAGAGGTTTTAACATTATTGAgatgaaaattaaaacatatcaTATTTTACAATTGCAGGTTTCTTTTATCATTGCAAATCTACAGTCAGGCTCACAAGGTACTCAGGCTTGTATCAGTTCTGCCCACACCACCAGTGGTATCATAGACGATCTCGACACCACAGTAATGTTTGCCATTGCAGGAACTTTGAATGCCAATAGTGATGAAAACTTTGCTGATCACaggtaatattttgttttgttgtgtctTTTGACCTTGGTTTTATTTTAACCTTGAATTTTGAAGACCAAGCCTCCAgacaaaacaatttctttttctgGATTTTCTGAGAGGCCTCATGTTTGGTAGATTTACTTTACTGACAAATATTTTGAGGATAGTACcttcagcattaaaaaaaaatgaaaattggggTGTTTTTATAAAGTAAACACTTAGGGATACACTTAAGAGTTCATAGAAAAATCCTTCCATTTCTTTGGGCTTCAGGACTGAACaagattgattttgcctttgtgaatagtgcagatcatgatcaaattgcacatctgtgcagtctgatcatgatctacactgtttgccattcagtcagtattttttttggtaagagcccctttttatgcccctccttcaaagaaggaggggtatattgttttgcagatgtcggtcagtctgtctgtcggtcggtctgtatgtagaccaatccgtttctggatcataactctagaacgcttgggcctaggatcatgagagttgataggaaggttgatcatcatctgcagatgacctctattgattttgagatctgtatgtcaaaagtcaaggttatagtgaccctgaacagttaaaaggtttccggatgataactcaagaacgcttgggcctaggatcaagacagttcatagggaggttgaacatgaccagcagataaccccttttgattttgaggtcagtatgtcaaaattcaaggtcacagtgacccggaacagtttaacggtttcctgATAATAACTCAAGattacttgggcctaggatcgtgaaagttgataggaaggttgatgaTCATctgcagatgacctctattgattttgagatctgtatgtcagaagtcaaggtcatagtgaccctgaacagttaaaaggtttccatatgataactcaagaacgcttgggcctaggatcatatgacagttcatagggaggttgttcatgaccggCAGATaatcccttttgattttgaggtcagtatgtcaaagttcaaggtcacagtgacccagaacagtttaacggtttcctgataataactcaagattgcttgggcctaggatcgtgaaagttgataggaaggttggtcatgaccagcagatctATTTAaagtttgtaggtcaaaggtcaaggtcacagtgaccaggaacagaaacggtttctgggcgataaatcaagaacacttgggcctaggatcaggaaaattgatagggagattgatcatgaccagcagatgacctgattttgaggtcatttggtcaaagttcaaggtcagattggccaggaacagttaaacggttattggacgataacttgagaacggtTGGGCCAAGGGTCCTGAAAGATGAttgagaggttcatcatgaccagcagatgacccaatTGGTTTtaaggtcagaaggtcaaaggtcaaggttacagtgacccggaacagttaaaccatttccagacagtaacttgagaacgcttgggcctaggatcatgaaacttgatagggaggttggtcatgacctatagataacccctatagattttgagatctgtaggcttaaggccaaggtcacattgacccggaacagtttaacccTTTCCAGATGATactttgagaacgcttgggcctagggtctctaaacttaatagggaggttgatcatgaccagcagataacacCTGTTgatacagtgagcaaataatttctgttccttgtgcaattactgaatgcatcaaggggggcatttcttgttcgacgagctcttgttaacagttaatggtactgtccactACTTATTAGGCCCACTACTGGTTTAAAAcgagtttcggggactataggaatgggCATTTCAGTCCATCAGTctgcaatttcatgtccggttcTTAACttttgccatccatgaagggattttgatattacttgcaaagatgttccccatgatgagacaaattgtcatgcacaacacccagaactctagctttaaggtcaaggtcacacttgaagatcaaaagtcaataggatttttttttcctgtccagtctataactttgtcatgcaaaacaagatttaaatatcagtttgcacaaatattttcctggataagacaacatgtcatgtgcaaaacccgggcccttagttgcaaggtgaaggtcacactttggaAGTAAAAGGCTGAAAGGGCTTtttctgtccagtctgtaactcaacaatatttaaagggattttaatgttactttgcacaaatgtttaccacaataAGAACCATgcccctagatctaaggtcaaggtcacacttagaggctaaaggtcagatacaagaatgactttgtctgaagcatttcttcatcatgcatggagggattttgatgtaacttggcacaaatgttcaccaccttgAGACTGATTGtattgcacaagaaccaggtccctaggtctaaggtcaaggttacacttagaggtcaaatgccaaattcaagaatgactgtccggagcatttcttcttcatgcatggaaagattttgatgtaacttggcacaaatgttcaccaccatgaggaatccttgtttttagaattacatctcTTTGTTTTACtacaaatagattttattgtaagttttctatttctggtcgtagggaaaaattgagaccactttctttggtacaatatgcatgttacatccaattttcaggtgtattttacctatctgtacctggtaaagagtttatTATGGACTTGTATAGAaaagccaaaggctcaaggtgagcttttgtgaccgctcgacgTGCATTGTTTGTGGTTTGTCAACAGTTTGTTAGAAAATCTTCTACTTCAAAACcgctgggcagatttacaccaaacttaataggaatgatccttgggtggccccctttcaaagttgcccaaataatttaattccatgcagaactctggttgccatggcaaccgaaaggaaaaactttgaaaatcttcttctcagaaactgttagccagatttgaaaaatattttgtagaaatgatttctaggtgaccctctaccaaaactgtCTAAGCGATTCTGTTTCAGTAaagaaacatggccgccagggctTATTTTCCCATTATGgctatattataaatttcaaaaatcttcttcttcaaaaccactgggtagaTTTACACTAAATTTTAcggaaatgatccttgggtgccgcCTTATCAAAATTGCCTAAAGAATTGGAATCCATGAAGAACTCTGTTTGCTATGGCacccgaaaggaaaaactttaaaaatcttcttgtctaaaaccatagtagctagggctttgatatttggtatgtagtatcatatAACGTCCTCTGCCAAGATAATACagattattcccctagggtcaaatatggcctccacttgggggtcatatggtttacatagacttttattggaaaaactttgaaaatctttttgtccaaaaccacagggcttagggctttgacacttggtatgtagcatcatatagtggtcctctaccaagtttttacaaattatctccctagaaacaaatatggccctgcccccgggggtcacaaagtttatgtagacttatacaggaaaaaacttcaaaaatcttcttgtccaaaaccacagggcctaaggtTTTGACATTTAGTTTGTGACATCTTCTAGTggtaccaagactgttcaaattatgcccctagggtgaaaagaggcactgCTCCAGGGGTctaaagtttaacatagacttgtataagaaaaaaaattaagaatcATCTTGTcctaaaccacaagacctaggcttttgatatcgTATGTAGCATTGcgtgtggtcctctaccaagattgttcaaaataggTCACAGGTTTGAAAAGAGGCCCAaccctgggggtccaaagtttaacatagacttacataggatttaaaaaaaaaatctttttgcctgaaacttcaaggcctagacctttgatacttattatttggtattttgcattgccAATAGTGGTTCTCTAACATGAATGTTCCAATTATTTCCCTGGTGTGAAAacaggccctgccctgggggtcacttgttaaatGAGTTACATAGGAAATAATACCTTaaaattttctgatcatatttcctaaactgttttattataattatctgatgacccaaagtaattaggggtcacttcactttgaccttgacctactgacctacttttttttttaaagatacagccttgaaattggaTGAcaaacacagttttgcacactgatcttaaaactgactttcagtgaccatgaatgtgacctactgactttctttctttatattttagcatcagtttgacatttgaaacggGAAGcctatattactcaggtgagcgatccagggtcatcatgacctcttgttttataatcggccaaagaattccatatgaaaacaactgtaggtttttatatatgcaaattttaatcaaagtgttttgttgtaacatatatatggtatgtatagtacaatattatttatacatcgttcattttatatgttataaaaaaagGTCCCTTCCAGTActggactttgtattgcatggcaatacttcattcacttgttattcaTAGATGAAGTCAACTTGTACTTTTACGGAGAAAGCATTTTGAAAACTGCCAAAGCTTCGGTTGAAGATACCAAGATACCTGTTGGTGGAGCAGCGACTAACCAGGAACAGTTGGCCAATGCTGCACAGATGGCTTGTCAAGACAATCACACGCTTGGCAGATGTCGTGTAGTTTAGTGCTGGATCCCAGGGTTCTGAGCAACAAGAAGCTCAGGTAATGGTTGTACAATAAGAAGCTTATATCTCTTACATTTTTTCTCTGAAGGAATTGAATATTTTACATCTTTTCAAAGGGGAACAAATCTTTCGTGTGTTTACGCCATCTTAATAGTAAGTTGCATAACGTTTGCTGAAATTGACATGAATTTGGGAATAAGTCCCTGCACTTTCTCCACCTGGAATGTACAGTGGCTAAGGGTTTGTTGAAATCTTGTCTTACTATGCAGCAAAATCCCAGTTTGTATATCACAACTATtgcgcctcgatagcctagtggtagagtgtccactTCGAATGccggaggtcttgggttcgatccctggccttGTCATTCCAAAGACATTAagaatggtaccagtagctcccttgctttgcATTCAGCATTTAAAAGGAAACCGGCTTCTTCTCATATACCCTTGTGGcggtggattccatcaggaatgaggtgttgagagaaattaatataagttgtagaactttcttcacaatcaacctaaaataagcATATTTCCCCTAAGTAGAGAAATttagttaggcctaaaaaaactttgtttccagtaacatgctcaaagaAATTAGGGTAGGaaggtaatattttttttattgtaattaagTGAACTTTTCtggaattatttttgtgtcaaaaaattaatacaaatgtaacgattactgaatgcataaagggaagtaattccattaatatgcaaatttgtaaacctgtcaattgtcattggagtaaaatgacagtatataggcgcattaaatcacctttggtgatgagctagcttttcaccgacgggatttgtgtgtgtctgtccgtgtggatgccagtacatggcactaaaatgttacaaatggtGAATCTCCTCCTCCCTGCGACCCCTTCAATGCTTCCCTTCAACATTCTACTGTGCCAGCCACATGGGGTTATGCCTGCATCAGTAAGTTGagttctaacatcactgaccatgtttaaagcataaaaagtgcagttttgcaagtttttgttaaaaagttgaaaacatattctccaaggccataaaaacatttagggtcggccaaaaatttagggtagatcGGGATACCggattttttttacgcctaaatgaAACTAAATTACCAATATTATTCCTTTCCTAGGaatgtcaaaataaaaattgcactcaatttaataacacaatatagTCAACTGTGATGGAATATACAAACATTTATTACAGCAGGCAACATAATTTATTGTCTTCATCTACGGTACAGGAATTGGTCATGTAGAGGATGTTGGATTTGAGAAATTGCGAGATACAGTTCCTTGTGGCAACTTCAAACATACAGAACTATCAGGGTAGGCAACATTTATCACTTTTGACCTAGAAACTATTGGCCTGTATAAGTTGCTGCTAATGctttttagctgacctgagccGAAGCTATTATGATCGATGAATGTCtatcgtctgtccgtccgttcatatttagtttgtttacacacTGGCAtcagcaattttgatcaaacatgGTCACAAGACCTCGTACAAGTTTGATTATGGGCAAGATAAGATCAGTATGTCCAGAGTTATGTGATGAATTAGATTATTAGCGAAACTTGGCCAGTAGGACAAAATTTATATGTCCTTAATtgacaaaattttctatatttctcCTTGTTCACACTCTGGCATCTTCATTTCTTTACCAGTCCTAGTCATATTTACATAGAATGTGTATGACCTCAAGATCTTAAATGAGTTTCATTAATAGCAACATCAGAAAGGTAGGACTAGAGTTATATGCCCTTGACTGACATaaaattactgtattttatatTGTTCACACTCTAGCACTTTCATTTCTTCCCTAAtccaaaacatatttacatagtATATGTATTGCCATAATATCTTGGATGAGTTAAATTTTGAACAAGATCAGACAAGTAGGACCGGAGTTATGGAtcctaaattttgcaaaaatccctatattttaccttgtttacactaTAACACCTTCATTCCTTCAGCAATCCAAATCATATTTATGCATAGTTTGTATGAGCATAAGATCTCAGATGAGTTTGATTATGAGTGAAATCTGACCAGTAGGACTAGAGTTTTACAGAAACTGCTATATTTTCCCTTGTTTACACTCGAGCAGCTCATTTCttcaatgcaaataatatttacacagaaaatgtatgattaaaagatcttggatgagttccaAAATATATAATCAGTTTAGTCGGacaagagttatgtgcccttgattacaaataatgctatatttcacattgttttgcatttttctttctttaccaGTGCTGTATGTGTATATGATTGATTTGACAGTTCaagtatatacatacatgtatatcatcatggtcacaactcgaggtcaaatgtttgagccttcctttttatatctgctctgtatctcctgaaccccttgaaggatttttatgaaactttggtcaaatgatcacctcatcaagatgatctgcagaactcattagtcagccatgttgactcaaggtcaaggtcaccactcAAGGAcaaagccttccattttgtgtatctcctaaacatcttgaaggattttcaaatttattgatgtTGACTACATGGActttaaaatatacttacaaatgtcaatgcttccacccagtACCCTCAACTCTtttactatccataacagcggtgGGTTTGAATGGATATTTCTCAGTAACTCTAacaagactgatttgaaatttcatcaatGTCACCAGGGCATGTTAGAAATCTctggactgatttgaaatttcatcattgtcATCAGGGCATGTTAGAAATCTctggactgatttgaaatttcatcagtGTCATCAGGGCATGTTAGATATCTCTGggctgatttgaaatttcatcagtGTCATCAGGGCATGTTAGAAATCTCTGggctgatctgaaatttcatcaaTGTCATCAGGGCATGTTAGAAATCTctggactgatttgaaatttcatcagtGTCATCAGGGCATGTTAGAAATCTCTGGGCTGATTTATGTCAGATTACTCcctttcttttttagctcacgaCCTTGATTACACTCTACTTGCCATAGGtcacattttagcaaaatatgGTTTGACATTGGCACTAAACACTTTTCTCTGTACAGCCCAGAAAAAACTGTGATGCATACTTTTCATCTTATCAAACTTTATCACAGACACAAAAGGTGGAAATAAGATAATTTTTAACCTGACACCACTGCCTTTATATTTAATGATTTCCCCCACTCTACAAATGGTACAAAATGCAGTACAAAGACATTTAAATTTCCCAGTCCATTTGTTCTAT is a genomic window of Mercenaria mercenaria strain notata chromosome 18, MADL_Memer_1, whole genome shotgun sequence containing:
- the LOC123538815 gene encoding talin-2-like, with the translated sequence MKKNLLLHLITSIYIILTDERTELKQGLGFFDYQTNMVKLAKNIAKTAQDMVSFIIANLQSGSQGTQACISSAHTTSGIIDDLDTTVMFAIAGTLNANSDENFADHSISLTFETGSLYYSDEVNLYFYGESILKTAKASVEDTKIPVGGAATNQEQLANAAQMACQDNHTLGRCRVV